From Strigops habroptila isolate Jane chromosome 1, bStrHab1.2.pri, whole genome shotgun sequence, a single genomic window includes:
- the LRRC72 gene encoding LOW QUALITY PROTEIN: leucine-rich repeat-containing protein 72 (The sequence of the model RefSeq protein was modified relative to this genomic sequence to represent the inferred CDS: deleted 3 bases in 2 codons), with protein sequence MTIGASKPFCVLYYADKCTVYCKAGEKQLKICGFKRNVDVLVLYLAGRSGALKHFCVLQVLFLHNNQLKNLGKTVKGLKGIISLQTLTILAKFDRRKKSLRHENSTESTSTKKKLPNEFRNLFHNPLAQDPDYWLYVIHLLPAVQLLDRKSVTQRERKSALHLCNYERLACVMQSIAFGKRVDTPLETTVGSSRCTQPARRVMMPSGSEFGNQRNKEPFENPEDAVLLRAMARSLMEFSYVDWNNVATPRERRLENKAAAEACKKLTVLFR encoded by the exons ATGACCATTGGTGCTTCCAAGccattttgtgttt TGTATTATGCTGACAAATGTACCGTATACTGTaaggcaggagaaaaacagCTGAAGATCTGTGGCTTTAAGAGGAATGTGGATGTCTTAGTATTGTACCTGGCTGGACG ttcaGGTGctctgaaacatttctgtgtgttACAGGTTCTGTTTCTTCACAACAACCAGTTAAAAAACCTTGGCAAAACAGTGAAGGGATTGAAAGGAATTATAAGCTTGCAGACCCTGA CAATTTTAGCCAAAtttgacagaagaaagaaatctctaAGACATGAAAATTCCACAGAGAGTACCTCAACTAAGAAAAAGCTGCCAAATGAGTTCAGAA ACCTATTCCATAACCCTCTGGCACAAGACCCAGACTACTGGCTTTATGTGATACACCTCCTGCCTGCAGTACAGCTCCTTGACAGGAAGT CAGTtacacaaagagaaaggaagtcAGCACTTCATCTTTGTAACTACGAAAGG CTTGCTTGTGTCATGCAGTCCATAGCTTTTGGAAAGAGAGTAGAT ACACCCCTGGAGACTACAGTAGGATCTAGCAGATGCACTCAGCCAGCCAGAAGAGTGATGATGCCCTCAG GTTCTGAATTTGGAAATCAGAGAAATAA AGAACCATTTGAGAACCCCGAAGATGCCGTTTTACTCCGGGCAATGGCAAGGTCTCTAATGGAATTTTCCTATGTTGACTGGAACAACGTAGCCACCCCTCGAGAAAGACGgcttgaaaacaaagcagcagcagaagcctgTAAGAAGCTGACAGTCCTGTTTAGATGA